The genomic segment CTTGCACGAGACGGGAGAACTCGTTCGCCAATACCGGGTCGTGCGGCGGATCGGCCGCGGCGGCATGGGGGAGGTGTACGAGGCCGAGGACGAAACCCTGCGGCGCCGGGTCGCCCTCAAGACCATCCGGGCCGAGGAGCGGCCCTCCGCCCGGGAGAAGTCCCGCTTCCTGCGCGAAGCCCGCATCCTGTCCCGTCTCGACCATCCCGGGATCTGCCGCATCCACGACTACATCGAGGGCGAAGACCGCGATCACCTGGTGCTGGAGTTCATTCGCGGCCGCACCCTGTCCGATCTGGAGTTCCCCGTCCGCGGCCGGCTGGGCCTGGTCGAACAGCTGCTGCGCGTCCTGGCGGTGGCCCACGAGAACGACATCGTGCACCGCGATCTCAAGCCGGACAACGTCATGGTGACCGACACCGGCGTGCTGAAGGTTCTCGATTTCGGGCTGGCCCGCCCCGGAGCGCGACTGCGCGGCGATGCGGACACCGTGAGTGCCGGTGGCGGGCCGATCGTCCCGGCCGACGGCGTGGGCGACACCTTCACCATCGAGGCCGGCATCCTCGGCACGCCGGCCTACATGAGTCCGGAACAGGCGCGCGGCGAACCGGCGACGTCGGCCAGCGACATGTATTCCTGCGGCCTGATCATCCATTTCCTGCTGACGGGCACCGGAGCCTACGGCGAGCCGGGCAACGTCGTGCGGCTCCTGGACCGGGTCCGCGACGCCGATGTCCTGCCGCTCCCGGGAGTCGATCCGGACCTGGCTGATCTCGTCGCCCGACTGACCCACCGCTCCCCCGGCGCCCGCCCATCCGCCGAGTCGGCCCTGATCCGGTTGCGTCGCATCCGCACCAAGCGGTCCCGGCGCCATCGGCGCATCGCCCTGGCCGCCGCGGTCATCGTCCTGCTGCTGGGCGGCCTGAAGTACACGCGGGACCTGCGCTTCGAGAGAGGTCGGGCCGACGAGCAGCGCGCCCGCGCCGAAGATCTGTTCGGTTTCATGCTGGGCGACCTGGGGCCGCGCCTGGAAGAGGTCGGCCGGCTCGACATCATGGACGGTGTCGGCAACCAGGCCCTGCGCTATTTCGCTGGACGGGACACGACCTCCCTCGACGTGGGCGACACGCGTCGCCTGGCCCGGACCCTGAACCTGATCGGCGAGATCCGCATGAAACGTGGGCAACCCGACTCGGCCGAAGTGGCGTTCCGCCGGGCCCGGGAACTGCTGCGGGCGCGGGCGGTCGCCGCCAGGGGGGATGCGGAAGCCCAGGCGCTGCTGGGCTCGACCGAGTTCTGGCTCGGCAGCGTCGCCTACGGGCGGGGAGATCTCGCCCGGGCGACGGAGTGCTTCCGGACCTATCACCGCATCTCCAGGGAACTCGTGTCCGCGGACCCGA from the bacterium genome contains:
- a CDS encoding protein kinase, which codes for MHETGELVRQYRVVRRIGRGGMGEVYEAEDETLRRRVALKTIRAEERPSAREKSRFLREARILSRLDHPGICRIHDYIEGEDRDHLVLEFIRGRTLSDLEFPVRGRLGLVEQLLRVLAVAHENDIVHRDLKPDNVMVTDTGVLKVLDFGLARPGARLRGDADTVSAGGGPIVPADGVGDTFTIEAGILGTPAYMSPEQARGEPATSASDMYSCGLIIHFLLTGTGAYGEPGNVVRLLDRVRDADVLPLPGVDPDLADLVARLTHRSPGARPSAESALIRLRRIRTKRSRRHRRIALAAAVIVLLLGGLKYTRDLRFERGRADEQRARAEDLFGFMLGDLGPRLEEVGRLDIMDGVGNQALRYFAGRDTTSLDVGDTRRLARTLNLIGEIRMKRGQPDSAEVAFRRARELLRARAVAARGDAEAQALLGSTEFWLGSVAYGRGDLARATECFRTYHRISRELVSADPTEPRWRQELAYAQTNLAAVYRANGETASALLVLDEAIAAKRALLADDPADADLRSSLANSEAMMAEVQSEAWRFREALEHLHRARLLAEEALASSPLDAELSSRCSTLLQREGVMLLNLGHVGDARPLLERDLDLARELVGREPENVDWRVGYAISLATAMRAAVYADRVDEADALRREWTERGADAGTGTDGILARASVAREIARLDLSRGRPADALRGLGSSLAELEPRVATSGRCRISSLRSLALAMAAACLTGEAARYDAARDRFATLWADGAGVDGDAPAVASRRDWAWLTGDEEIVETTSGRLDGAGWAAPAEGWLRRLIAGSGKVDEHELVFPCR